TTGAGAATAATGTAATTttcatgtttttttttttttttattactattagcTGTGAATAAGTAATGATGTGTGTGTGAAGTGGTagtgtttttaaaattaattaatgaaaaaaaaaaaaataaaaaataaatcgcctttttaattaaaaaaaaaaaaaaattttaaaaaaaaaaaaaaaaaaaaataaaaataataaaaatcaaaacaaaaaattgataattaattgaattttcaatcaaaaatgataaaaaggtaattttCACCAGCCCGAATATTTGTCGATTggaattattttcataatatCTACGGGAAACCAGTTTTTAATATGAACGAAACAATCTTTTAcgtaatttttttaaaaaaaaaaaaaaaaaaaaaatttttgattatgattttctattaataatttattgaatATTACAATAATTGATTAGTGTTTTGacaaaaaaagtttgaaatccaattttatttttttttatttttttttatttttttttattattatttatttttttttttttttttataataacgATAagtgtatttttattaaggacataataaatattttttaatttttgaaattagatgatgaatatcaataaataattgaggaaaaataaaaataaaaataaaaattataataaaaaatttatttaaaaaatgcaATAATTTGAcccatatttattttttcacaCACATCagattactttttttttccttttttttttttttttttcttttttttttcatacaTCAACTTTTGTGTAATGTGTGTTAAAGTGGTTTGGtaacatattaattttttacctttattattttttttacttttttttttttttttaataatacaattttattttaatttttttttttttatatcattacttttttttattatcattattttattttgttttttatttttttttttttttttgttttataataatttacatttattgttaatccaattttttttttttattatttttattttattttatttattgacgTTACAAATATCCAAGTCGTTTCATAGATAAACTTTTGACAAGAAAATTCagttctaaaaaaaaaaaaaaaaaaataaaaaataaataaaaaaaataaaaaaaaaacaaattaaattttttatttttaaatttttttttagttttttttttattttttttttttttaatccattTTAAACGTTGTCTTCAGAgatctaaaaaataaaaaaaaagaaataataattggtttctaagaaagaaaaaaaaaagatataatagtaataataataatttttttcttttttttttacgacataaaattaatcaatatttacttctccaataaaaaaaaaaaataaaaaaaaaaacaacaaaaaaaaaaaaataaaaaaataaaaaaataattcaaaaacacCACTAAATACATTCACGTATATAcgtatatatataatatttataaaaaacaacaaacaaatcataaatacacacacacaaacacacacagatatcatataaatataaaatgaaGCGTATACATTTTGTGTTTGTTATACTTGGTTTACTTTGGATATCTGGTATTGCACTTTATATGTCAAGTCGTCAAAAAGTTGAACAAAGTATTCAAGAGGAGCAAACTAAACCAATACAAGGTACAAGAAcagataaaaagaaattacatTGCGACTACATTGATATGGTTTATACATGGGTAAATGGTTCCGATCCAAAACATATTGATTCAAGAACAATGAGATCAGGGtatgaattattatatattatttattatatatattattattgttttatttgtttcattgctaaatttattataaccaACACTAACTTTCAACTCTTCcctcatttttatttttatttcttttttttcacagTAATACAAGACATTCATCACCAGGTAATAATAGATATAGAGATTTAATGGgtttaaaatattcattaagaagtattaaaaaatttgcaCCATGGATTAAAAATGTTTGGGTTGTTTCAGCTTCACAATATCCAACTTGGTTCGATCCATCTTCTGATGAagttaaattcattttccatgaagattattattcaaatcaGTAAgttataattcaattaatttatttattattattttaaaaattatactaattatttattatatatatatattatatattaaaatagagATGATTTACCaacatttaattcaaattcaattgaaagtaatttttattcattacCAAAAGAAGTTTCagattgttttatttattttaatgatgatattttCTTTGGAGCACCAGTGTCGGTGTCAGATTTTTGGGATTCAGATGCAGGTCAAGCAATTTATAAGAGTAGTTGGACAGCACCACAAAGTAAAGAGAAACAATCGAATATCTGGCATGCATGTATTGCCTATACCAATGATTTATTGAACAATATTTGGGAGGTTGATAATAAGAATCGTCATTATGCATCACATGGTCATCAATTCTTTACTCGTGAGATCTTTGATCGTATGTATCAAGATTTGGAACCAGAGTTTAAGAAAACCTCTGCCAATCCATTCCGTACAGCTCACGACCTTCAAATTCCTTTCCTTTATTTGGCTTATGTAACTCGTTTCTATGCTACTTATGAACCAACTCCAATCAATTATTACGCTTTGATCATGGATGATCAcgagaaaatgaaaaaagaatttgCAAAGATTTTAGCAAAGAAACCAAAGACTGTTTGTTTAAATGATGGTCTCTCTCCTGATAAACCAAATACTAAGGTCGTTGATGAATTAGAGAAATTCTTTGAAACTTATCTTCCAGAACGTGGTTCATgggaaaaatcaaattaattaatactaCTCTCTCATCTCTCACTCAATAACactcaaattatttaaatatttaataattattattattaaaaaaaaaacaaaaaaaaaaaacaaaaaaaaaaagaaaaaaacaaaaaaaaacagtgtttggtagtaatattattattatttattaatatatacaaCCTTTGACAGTAATATTAAaaggtaaaattaaaaaaaataaaaaaaaaataaaaataaaaaaaaaataaaaataaaataaaaaaaaacatataaaaaaaaagaaacaaatttaaaataacatATGCAAATAtttgttcatttttttatttgtttttttttttattactttcacacatttttaattggatCATTGTTTAAAGTAAGTTAGTTAATGAGAAATTTATAAGattgttggtttttttttttttttttttatttttttttttttatttttttttttttttttcataaacctttaataattttttttttgtttttatattattatcttaaatatatatacatataaatttttatctctataatttttaaaatattttaggtcatttaaatacaaactaaaaatgaaatttatttatttattcaaaaaagaatcaaCACTCCAAAATTGTATTAACgagttaaaattaaaaaatccaggtaaagaaattaaaattcattgTTATTTCGATTTTAGAGTAAATGGAgaagataaaaaaacaactttttgtttattaaaattagaatcaaatattgaaattccTTATGAAACTTTTGAAATATTGAGTATGTTTTttgggaaaataaaaatttatttcttttttttttttttttttttttctaaacaaaaaaaaaaaaaatactaatttttattttggccAAAAACAATACAGATAGaaaacaatttgaaaaaaaatttaatggtttagaaaataaattagaaataaaaaatattccatcaacatcatcatcaccatcatcgtcacaattatttttaacattaCCAGCTACATCACAATCATCACAACCtaaatcaacaaattcatcaaCCGAGTCATCTTCAATAGGTCAATTCAAAAATCAagttgatgaaaatgaaatcaaccttaataaaaataaaattgatgaatttCAAAAAGATGTAATATCACTTCAACAAAAAGTATCATCTCTCTTTCAACAGTATaacaaagaaaatgaaaaaaataaaacattaaatcaaatatttgatattcaaaataaaattcaaaaaatgcaacaacaaatacattttatacaaaataatcaagagtaatttttaaattaaaaattctttgtaaataatttcataattttatataattaaaataaataaaaataaaaatataaataattagaaGTTTTATTACTTTGTTCATTAACTATAAAGTGAAAATTGGCTCTGcctttataatttatattttttataatgttttattttttataatgttttaataaaaatatataatttttaatattattttagtgtccgatttaattcttttttttttttttaataacatcaCTCAATTTGAGTGTGTTCTAGGAGagtttatttgtattttttttttttttttttttttttttttttttttttttttttttttttctggtaactcttattttttttattattattattattattatattattattattattaaattattattattaaattattattattattattatggtggtaatttttttttttttttttttttttttttttttttttttttttatgagtAGTTGGTGTTATATGAGCAGTATGGTATGAAGTGTTCCGGGATGTTAATGGTCATGAGTTTCGAGTTCCAGTTGTGACTGAATTTTTCGAGTCTTCTTTTTATTGATGCGGTCCGATTGATTGACTCTCGGTTATCAGTGCATCTTAGTTCTTGACGTAGTTGTTTTTCTACTATCTTTCTTGTTCTATCCCATTCGGCATCTCTcgcttttttgattttatgaaTTATTTGGTTCTCTGTTATTATTGTAGTGTTATCgttgaattttatttgatttcttcTGTACCATATCGATTCCATAATGGCTCCTATCAGATTTGATGAGAATGGTGTGAGTAGTTTTCCGAGAACTTTTTCGCTCCATGGACCGTGGTAAGTGTTGTTGGAGTCTTTACAGACCTTTTGATAGATTGAGTCGATATTCTGTTTTATTGATTTGCATTCGAAGAAGATGTGCATAGACGATTCTTCTTCTTTACATGAGTGGCAATTCTCCCCATGGTGTTTTGGGcgatttaattcaaaatttcgctattatttatttaaaatcataaaaGGGGATGTAGCTCAGATGGTAGAGCGCTCGCTTAGCATGCGAGAGGTAAAGGGATCGATACCCTTCTTCTCCATTTTTAATAAGGCTTTTTCAAAAGATCGCAGGTTCGActcttatttatttgtaagaAAAAATATTACCTAGGTTTAATTCTGTTTGTAATAACAGATGGAcaaaaaaatctaatttcaataaataacATCAACATACCATCCATCTTCCAACATATCAACCACATATCACATCAAAAAGGTAGAAATACACTATTCAGATTTTTCTCAAGGTCACTTCCTGGAATCAACTATGAACGTAACGTACCATGCAAAATCTGTAACAATATAATCCGTGACCCATACACTCACCTTTTTATAGACTGTATGCAAGTAAAAGAAATAGAAaacataataatttcaacattCAACAATCTCTCATTCTTCAAGATCAGAAATTGGGATCTCAATTCACTAAATATTagcaaaacaaataaaaaagaaagaatctACCCAAATTTAATCGGCATAATTATACATCAACTATGGAGAATCATTTGTCACAAACTATTCAATCAAGACGAATCTAAAACTCCACCCTCATTTGATCCaacattaattgaaaaagaactAACCAACTTAATTAAAATAGagaaattcattttaataaagaagatGGAAAGGAATGAAACAATATACAAATTAAATAACAGAgaccaattaataatcaacTTCAACACATCATGGCATAACCCGAACACTCCAAACCCAATTgcattataataaaaaaaaaaaaaaaaaaaaaaaaaaaacaagtagTAGTAATCATAATATAACCAAAAATATCAACATATgacaatataaaaatttaaaaatttaaaaatctaaaaatttaaaaatgtaataaaatataacaaTACACGCTtttaggtaaaaaaaaaaaaaaaattctgtttgtaattttattgttGGATCTATATAAAAATCCATTTTAAAACCTGTGGAAATTCCATAGGTATAAACTTTCTTCCAAATTAATCAACTATTGTTTGAATAGTAATACTTTTACTACTATCGAATTGTctcatatatttttaaaaataaataaaaaataaataaaaagatgtaacatttaaatattttaattttttaatttctttttttttttttaaagtttattatttttttttttttttttatattttgggaggaaaaaaaaaaaagatttataaattttttaattcttcttctGGGATActattgtaataataaactgGTGGTGGACAGAAACCATtgaaagaagaagatgaagcgATAGTGTAAGCACCCATATCTTGGAAGTAAAGCCAGTCACCAATTTTAAGTTCTGGAATTTGGGTATCTTTAAGAACCACATCGATTGAATCACAAGTTGGACCAAAGAGAGTGCATGGAGTTGGTTGTTTAGTTGAAGGTTTCAATAATAAAGGTTCAACTTTAGCATAATCGAATTTAGTGTTATTGAATGAACCATAAACACCGTCGGCCAAATAGTAATTGTATTGTCTCATATTATTTGAGGTACGACGTGGATGTTGTCTGTTATCTTCTTGTTTGATTGAACGTTTTGAAATAACAGTGACGGCGAGTGTATGGGATTGAGCTGCAAAGTAACGACCTGGCTCGGCGATAATTTTAACATTTGGTGAGAAGAGTTCAGCGGTTTTCTCACGAATAACCTTTGTGAATGCATTGAATTTCTCGTCATCTGAACCAGTgaaaccaccaccaacatcGACCAATGTTAATTccatatttaatttctttgccATATCAAAGACACTCTTTACCATAATGAGAGCATCAGCGTATGAATCACCACTTTGACATCCACTACCAACATGGAAACTAACACCAACAACCTTGAGGTTCATTTCCTTTGCCATCTCTAACAAATCGTTACAATCATCAATATGAACACCAAATTTAGAACCAAATCTCATAACAGATTTTGAATCATCTGGTGCAATTCTTAATACTAATTCTGCTTCTGGGAAAaacttttcaattttttctaATTCACTAAGATTATCAAATGTCATTAATTTAACATTATGTGCTCTTgcaaactaaaaaaaaaaaaaaaaaaaaaaaataagaattagtataaataaaattattttttttcttttaaaaaaataaaataaattaataaatacttTAAGAGCAGAGATTTGTTTACATGGATTAGCATAAATAATACGACTTGGATCAACacctaaatttaaaactgatTCAATTTCAGTTCTACTTGCGCAATCATAATTTGTACCTAAAGCATCTAAAACTCTTAAAACACCAACGGTTGGATTACATTTAACTGCATAATATGGTTTAACATTTGGTAAATTTTTAACCCATTTTTGCCattgtttaataataacaccgacatctatttttttattgtaaaaataataaaataaaattaatattttataaaatttaatttataaactataataattaaatatttatatttaccaGCAACAAAGAATGCATCTCTATCAGTTTTATCAAGTAAAGAAGTGATTAATTCTTGAATTGTAACTTTTCCTTGATCCCATGGTTTAACATCTAATTCCTTTCTAACGATATCTAATTTTTCACatcttgataataatgaacaacTGGTAGATTCAGTGGTTTCAGTTGAAGATTCGTCAACTTTAGCTTTTTTGTTGGTTTCTTCTGCaacgttgttgttgttgttttcaTTTACAACTTCTTCACCATTTCTTTTTGTACCTGTCatctttatatatatttatatatatttatattaatttaaatttaattaaaggaagaaaaaaaaaaaaaaaaattatttatagtaTAAAGGTGgtatttgtattaaatttaaacaacaagaaaaaaaaaaaaaaaaaagtgaaatgTTCAACAacacgaaaaaaaaaaaaaaaaataaaaaaaaaataataaaaataaaaataaaaaaaaaaaattaaaaataaaaaaataaaaaaaaaataaaaaaataaaaaaaaattaaaaaaataaaaaattaatcttaGTGGTTAAAAAAAACCGAGTGTCGacaaaaatgattttttaatttatcttaagattaaaaaataattaattaataattaatttttcttttttgtaataaacaaaaaacagaaaataaaaaaaacagaaaaaaaaaaacagaaaataaaaaacagaaaataaaaaattctactttttaaacaaatttttttaaaattctttatttatgaTATTTCTTAATTATGAATATCGTttattccttttttatttttcctattttatttttttattttattttttattttattttttattttattttagcattaacttttattaaattgaataaacCATTTCCTAGCACACATTGACCAAAACATTAAAATCTCCATATCTTTTTCGAAATGATgacaatttataatatttaaaaaactaaataatctcttatctttttcattctcaataatagttttaattgaataaaatgattttgatttactatatagttttaataaaaagttgaaaaatagttattattaataaataaataaataaataaaatttaaataaataaataattactttATCCAttcttctttaattgattttaattgaatattttctAAAGTTATTGTACAATATTGTTTATAAATTGATTCGATTGCAATACCTAAAGTTGAAGGGAATTTTGAACCTGAACAAGTGATTTCAATGGTTGATCTATTTGGATGATCAATATCATCGGGTTCTTTTGATAGATCATAATAGTCTATATCAACAATACAACAAATATCCTTATCAATATGTAATGGTATAACAGCGGATGTATTCAAACCTAGAATATTACATTCCCACAACTCTTTGAAAGTATTTGAAAAGTTACATACATTAACACACTCCTTTGGTAGTATCTCCTTTACAACTGATACCATTGATGTCACCAATCTTTCATTTTGACCTCTAATAATAACTTGATTACCAATGATTATATTATAAACTAATATTGAAAACGCATCTTCACCCATTATCCTATTAACTTGACTTAACGATAATATCAATTCCTCTTGTCTTGGAAAAAAGCTATTctctaataatataatattactatcatttaacatatttaaatttaaactaAATCCActtatattactattattattattattattgtttgattgattattattattatttgattttttaatattattattattattattattattatcaaaattatttaaattttttaaattatctttaaaatattgaattatttcaTATTGttctgataataatgattgatttCCTTTTAAAAGGTGATATTTGAATTGACAATTTGAGAGAATACTACAAAAACTTTTATGTAATCTTGTAAAGAATAATGGATCTTCGATTAATTCAGAGAGTAGTTTTAAGGGTACAGATCTAGTGCCCCTTCTATAGATATTTGAAATCATTGAACTATTATGAGACTGTTGTGATTTTTCACGTTCAAATACAACGTTTGTTTTCCTTTTCATCTCTTCCGCTAATGATTTGAAACAGTCGATTAACCAACTATAATAATTGACTAAACAGGATGGATCCTTAAGTAGACATAGAAATCCATACCATCTTGCGCTACCCCTTGCACGACtatcattgattttaaaCATATACGATAACCAATGACCATCGCCACTACTAATTAAAACGGGTCCTTCTCTACCCACTACTGCTTCACAACTTAAACTTCTAACACATGCATTTCTAATAACACTATAATAACTTTGATTCGATGTTTGATGTGTACTAACATAATAAACATtcttattactattatcttGTGATACTAATGCATTACCTAATGGTATTGATGAACATGTTGGACAATTTGGTTTAGTTGTTGTCGTCGtcgtagtggtagtagtagtattagatgattcattattcctatttgataataatactgaatatgttttaaattcttcatcttcattattattattatattttgaaaataaattaggtAATGATACTGGTGATATATCAattggtggttgtggtggttggtctatattattattattattattattattattattattattattattattattattattattattgatttctAAAATTCTTTCAGTATGTGTTGTAAATACAACGGATGGTCCATGT
This region of Dictyostelium discoideum AX4 chromosome 3 chromosome, whole genome shotgun sequence genomic DNA includes:
- the gpt10 gene encoding hypothetical protein, translating into MKRIHFVFVILGLLWISGIALYMSSRQKVEQSIQEEQTKPIQGTRTDKKKLHCDYIDMVYTWVNGSDPKHIDSRTMRSGNTRHSSPGNNRYRDLMGLKYSLRSIKKFAPWIKNVWVVSASQYPTWFDPSSDEVKFIFHEDYYSNQDDLPTFNSNSIESNFYSLPKEVSDCFIYFNDDIFFGAPVSVSDFWDSDAGQAIYKSSWTAPQSKEKQSNIWHACIAYTNDLLNNIWEVDNKNRHYASHGHQFFTREIFDRMYQDLEPEFKKTSANPFRTAHDLQIPFLYLAYVTRFYATYEPTPINYYALIMDDHEKMKKEFAKILAKKPKTVCLNDGLSPDKPNTKVVDELEKFFETYLPERGSWEKSN
- a CDS encoding hypothetical protein (Group-specific antigen); protein product: MHIFFECKSIKQNIDSIYQKVCKDSNNTYHGPWSEKVLGKLLTPFSSNLIGAIMESIWYRRNQIKFNDNTTIITENQIIHKIKKARDAEWDRTRKIVEKQLRQELRCTDNRESINRTASIKRRLEKFSHNWNSKLMTINIPEHFIPYCSYNTNYS
- the odc gene encoding Orn/DAP/Arg decarboxylase 2 domain-containing protein, with amino-acid sequence MTGTKRNGEEVVNENNNNNVAEETNKKAKVDESSTETTESTSCSLLSRCEKLDIVRKELDVKPWDQGKVTIQELITSLLDKTDRDAFFVADVGVIIKQWQKWVKNLPNVKPYYAVKCNPTVGVLRVLDALGTNYDCASRTEIESVLNLGVDPSRIIYANPCKQISALKFARAHNVKLMTFDNLSELEKIEKFFPEAELVLRIAPDDSKSVMRFGSKFGVHIDDCNDLLEMAKEMNLKVVGVSFHVGSGCQSGDSYADALIMVKSVFDMAKKLNMELTLVDVGGGFTGSDDEKFNAFTKVIREKTAELFSPNVKIIAEPGRYFAAQSHTLAVTVISKRSIKQEDNRQHPRRTSNNMRQYNYYLADGVYGSFNNTKFDYAKVEPLLLKPSTKQPTPCTLFGPTCDSIDVVLKDTQIPELKIGDWLYFQDMGAYTIASSSSFNGFCPPPVYYYNSIPEEELKNL